A region of the Candidatus Babeliales bacterium genome:
CCAGGCATTCCATGAAGCTTCATTTGGTACTTAGATTGGTACACGAACTGAGTAATAGTAATAAGCGATCTAAAACGAGGAGAAGGAAGTCCACCAAGTGACTTTCCCTCATCGTTTAAAAATCGTTGCGTAGTATAATATTGCAGGTATTGTTGCCAATAAATACCAGGATTTGGTCGTACAGGGCCACCATCAAGAATATTGGTGAAACCAAGATTAATGCCCGGCAACCCATAACCAAGAATAGTTGATGTAAAAAAAACAACCGCGCATAGTACAAGATGCTTTTGAAATTGTGTCATAGCACTACAAAATTATAAACGTTGAAATACGGCAGGCTGTGCCTGTTTACTTCTTTTTATGTCACCATCATCATCTTCAAACAAATCATCTTCTGTTTCGTTTTCTTCTTCGGCATCGTCTTCATCTTCGCCATCAAAGATAAACAGACTTTCATCAATGTGCGCAGGAACTTCTTGTTTTCTTTTTAACCATGTACGATTCATTACGTCATACTCATCTAACTTTGAACGAATTCCTTCATGGTGAGAAAGAATATAGAGTAACACACAAGTGAGTACGGCCACTGTTTGTATAGGACATTCTTTAAAACTTGCTGCAACAACTGCGAACGGTAATATATTGGTAAGTTTATTAATTACAGGAAGACCTTCAACGTTTTCAATTGCTTCCCCAAAACGAACAAGGCCGTTACGCAATGCTTGATAATAATGATCCATCGCCAATAAGCTTGTGTTGCACACCAGAATTATCATCATTACTACAAAAATACGCTTCATCCCATCTCCTTATTTTTTTAATGATACGCACTCTCTAACGTTGTACAAAAACTATCACTATTGCGATCATTGTCAACATCAGCAAATATACAGTACGCTCAAGCAATGTTAATCTACTGCCCATTTTGCTACGTTATTCGTTCAGTCTTTGACGCATCATTACAGATTAACTGCCTCATCCCTGGTATGCCCACATACTGTACAGTACTATTGTCAAATAGTTTGCCGCACAATGCGCTTTGTAACCTTCTTTTTCCATTATCATGGTTTTCTAAACGAAGCATAATACAAGATGAATTATGTCCTTCAATACATGCATCATTACTTTTTATCTTTAGCGCATCGTAGGTGGCATTATCCGAAAAACAAAGATTTTGTAATGGTGCAATACCTGCAAGAGCAACTTTACTATCTCCACTACCAATTACCTTTAAGGTCATAACTTCAATGTGATTGTCAGTAGAAATCATTTTCGCATTATCTGCAAGCTCTATCTGTAGCATTTGTGATCTGATTGGTGTTGCAAATTTGGCTTCAATACAGTCCTCTAATGCTATCCTAGCAATGTTTCGCAAAGCAATGCGATATGTACTTTGTTTACAATCACAATTTAAATAAAAGCAATAATCATCTTCTGTGTTTAATCTTAACGCATCTACACTCTTTTTATCAGCCGTAACGGAAATATATTCTTCTTCACCTTTTTTTGTTTGCGATATGAGTAAAAGCCCTGAACCTTTTACTGCAATATGATTAATTCCCTTACCCATTAAAGAGATACGCATTGTAACAAGATTCAACTCATCTTCTATTTCTTCTTTGTCTAAATTAGGCTCCGTCATAGGTATCTTATTATCCAATTTACCATAAGAATTACCCCATAAAGATTGCAACCAATTAAAAACACTACAATACTGATATCCTACAAATAAAACACCCAACACTATGGTAGTTATAGCTATTTTATTTTCTAAACAATAGTCCATAGGCTTGACTTCTTGATGTGTAAAAAGCAAAACTACACACATCATACAAACAAATGTTTTTTTTACCTTCATACAGCATTCTCTAACTTTTATAGCAAGAAACAGGTATTATTTAATACTATGTTGTACACTAATGACGCTAAATATAACTTTTTTTTTATCGGATTAATAATTCTATTTCTGCTGATTGATTTAGGACAATTTTTTTTGATTGGAACAGTAATTGTACCATTACTTTTATGCCTCTACTGCCTACTGCTTTTGAATAATCCACGGTACATGCCGCTCATACTCATAGCATTTTTGCAATGCCTTGAATCATTTTGTTTTTATAACTTTTTCTCTCTTGCTTGTGTATATCTTGTTCCAATTACCATCCTAGCCTTACTTTTCAAAAAAAACCTGTACCCGTCACATGCTCATATTATTACCCTTGCCCTGATCGGTATTATTCTTCAAACATATGCTATTGAAGGCTATTTTTTGCATATGTGGCCAATAAACCACTATACTATTATGAGAATAGGTGGTACACTATTTGTGATAATATGTTTCTCTTTGACAATAAATATTTGGGGTATGCAAGACAATCGCGCGTAAACTACGGTTTACGGTAGGAAAGTCTAGACCCCATGTTACGATTCTCTTCACATGGGAACCCCATTGAAGAAAAAACCTAACATGGAATTTCTAGATTTAATCTCACCGTAAAATCTAAAGTTTATGCGAGGAAAGTCCGGACTTCCAATGAACATCGGTACCTATGGAGTATATGCCTCTTTACAGGGGCCCCCATGCATGCATGGGATCAAACATAGGAGAGCGTAAGCTCATGGAAAGTGCCACAGAAAATAACCGCCCACCGTCGCGTAAAGCTATGGCGGGTAAGGGTGAAAACGTGCGGTAAGAGCGTACGATTATGCATAGTAATATGCATAAGTAGGTAAACCCTACCGGAAGCAAGACAAAAAAGTGTGTGTCGGTCGTTCATTCCGGTCAAACACACGGGTATGTCGCATAGATAAATGGTTGTCAGTCTGAAGATGCTGCACTGCATATTCAGATCACAAAATCCGGCTTACTGCAAACCCCAAAAGTGTATTATTACCCTTCGATACATTCTACTTTAACCAACCTCCACTATCGTTTCGGTCGGGTACCCATTGAAAGGAACTGTAAATGGGTTAAAAACACTCAGGGCGAACGGAAAAAAGGAACAAATTTCGCACTAAATATTAAAAAATCTCCTATCTAGTTTCTAAATATTCCAATCCGCTCGCCCTGAGTGCCCCGAAGGGGTGTATCGAAGGGTTAAACACATAAAAAAGCATGAATATCAAAAACTTTGTATGGTTAGCACCTTTTTGCAGTTTTGTCCTTGGATACGTAATAATGCAAAATTTGTTCCGTGTACCAGAAGCAAGCACACCTGCTCTTATCGGCAAACATATTCATGCAATTCTTCCGCTCATTACGCAACACAATCTTAACATTCGTTTAATTGATCAGAAAGAAGAAGCAGATCTGCCTGAAGGCATCATTCTCAATCAAACGCCTGCAGCAGGAACAACAATTAAGCCCAATCAACCATTGTTCATTGTAACTACTAAAAAACCTCTGGTTGCACGCGCTCCGCATTGTGTTGGAATACATATTGATGAGTTGAACAATCAACTACAAACAGAAGGTATTCACCCTCGCATGTATCACTTGCCACACCCGTATCCAGAAAAGATGTGTTTTGCACAATCACCACAACCACATGAATTTCTTGAAAAAAACAGACTTATTCTGTACATTTCATCGGGAAATAATAAACCAATAATTTGGCCAGATTTTACTAATATACCATTGCAAGCAGTGATCGATTTTTTGGATAATTACCACATAGAGCCACATATTATTAATAATTCTTTATACAACAATGATACAGATACTGAATATGTTGTAACGGATCAACGACCATTTGCAGGAACATTATTAACGTTAGATGAAAACAAACCATTATCGGTACAACTGCGAGTGCGCTAAAAATTAATACGCTACATAATGCGCTCATCCTGAACTTGCCCGCCATCGCTAAAGCTAAGGCGGACTGCGCCTGCCGAAGTCTTGACGAAGGCTGGTTGAAGGATGGCACGTAAAAAGGACTACCATGAATAAAATACACTTTTCACCACAAACTCATATTTTTCTATGGGATCTGCATGATGTTATTTTAACAAAAAGTCTCTGGAGTTGGTTTATGATCTGCATGCGTTTTAAACGTAAAAAAGAATTGGTAAACAGACTGGATAAGAAAATAATAAAAATAATGTTCACTTTTTTACTTGAACGTTTAAAATTAACTAAAAAACAGATGGTCAGTGAAGAATTGATTAAAGCAGCACAGCAAGCAAATAATGATGCTCTCATTGAACTGACAATACAAGCATGTTCCTCATACACTCCTATCAAAAAAACTGTTGTACTTATGCAGGAATTATCCGATCTTGGCTATACACATCACCTTGGATCAAACATCGGCAAAACTGTCTTTGATGATTGCACCGAAAAATTTTCAGCAATTTTCAATCTTTTTGAAGGCGTCACCATCCCCTTTGAGGCTGAAAATGCAAAAATCATCAAAAAACCGCATCCAAACTTTTTCCATACCCATGCTACAAATTATAATTTACAACCACATCAGATCATTTTTATCGATGATAAGTTAGCAAACGTACGTGCTGCACAATCAATCGGCATGCATGCAATGCATTTCAAAAATGCCAAAGATCTGCGTAAACAGCTTATTAGCCACCACATATTAAAACATTAATCGTACATCAATTACTAGTGTTTTATTGACAAATTGAATTGATGTTAATTATAATCATGATAGTTATACGTATCAGTTTAAAAAAAGGAAGTTTATTTCATGAAAGCTATAAAAAAATTGTTAGTACTCATAATTGTATGCTACACATCAACAATAGTATCAGCACCAATAACATCACAAAAAGCTAACCAAATGATACAAAGTCTTAAAAGTCAAACTGCTCAATTGACAACATTGTTCGCGCAACCTATTTTCTCTGAAATACCAACAACAGATCTACCAACCTTAAAAAACAATATTGCTAAAGATGTACAAAACATCAGAAATGATCTGAAAAAAATAATTACGTTATTGCAGACACTGAGTACACAGCAACAAGAAATGCTTAGCCAATAAGTGGTTTGAATTTTAGACAAAAAAAAGCACCGCAGCACATTCTGCGGTGCTTTTTTTTTGAATCTATTAGCTTTGACTATTTTCCCATTCAGCCAAAGCAACTGCTAATTCTTTTTTTAAATCGGTTAATTTTTTCTGCGCATCAGCAAACTTGGGTGTACCAAAAACAAGATCGGCAAAGCTATTTTCAGTTTTAGTAATTTCATGTTCAAGTTTTTGAATTGTGCGTTCCAGCACTTTAACTTCCGACTGCGGCTTTTTGACTGAAATAACTTCTGCTTCTTTTTTATCTTGGCTTACTTTTTTATTACTCACTTGCTCAGCACCTTGTGCTTTTTGAGCCTCTTGCTGCTTTTGATATAAATAAAGCTCATAATTACCCTGGTACTCTTTGGCACCATCAACACTAAGCTCAACAACATCTGTTGCAAGTTTATTCACAAAATCCTGATCATGCGAAACAAAAAGAATAGTACCTTGATACGCATTCAATGCAGTTAACAAAATATCTTTTGATTGAATATCCAAATGGTTGGTCGGTTCATCAAGCAGCAAAAGATTAGCGTTTTGCAATAATACTTTGATCATACCAACACGGTTTTTTTCACCACCGCTGAGCACTCCAACTTTTTTATTGATAGAATCTTTTGTAAACAGGAATGAACCTGCAAATGCTCTAACTTTTTGTTCCGTGGCTTTTGGACAACTTTCAGTAATATTTTCCAAAATAGTTTTATTAATCGCCAACGATGCAGTTTGATCCTGATCAAAAACCGTGTAGTGTACGTTATACCCAAGAGTAATTGTACCTGTTTCCAGAGGTAACTTATGCGCAATTAAATTAAATAACGTTGTTTTACCCACACCGTTTGCGGCAACCAATGCTATTTTTTTACCGCGCTGAACTTCAAAAGAAACATTTTTGAATATTTGTTTTTCACCAAATGAATGTGCAACATTTTCAATTTTGAGCACTGTGCTGCCAGATTGTTGAATTGGTGGAAAATTAAAATTAATATCAGGTGCTTTTGGCGGTAACTCTATCCGTTCAATTTTTTCTAGTTTCTTGACCATACTCTGCGCAACAGTTGCCTTACTCGCCTTTGCCTTAAACCGATCAATAAATTCCTGCTTTTGTTTGATATCGCGCTGCTGATTTTTATATTGCATCTCTAACAATGCTTCATCATGAGCTTTTTGTTGCTCATAATCATTATAATCACCAACGTACAGCTTACCATTGCCACGCTCAAGCTCAAAAATAACATCACACAATTGATTCAAAAAATAACGATCATGGCAGACTAAAACAAAACCAAATGGCGCACGTTTTAAAAATTGTAAAAACCATTCTTTAGCAACAATATCCAAATGGTTAGTTGGTTCGTCAAACAGATAAAAATCTGCTTTTTGTAATAAGAGCTTAGCAAGCACAATGCGCATTTTCCAACCAACGCTCAAAGTACTCACAGGTTCGTCAAACACTTCTGGTTTGAACCCTAAACCCATTAAAACCTTTTTTGCTTCCGCACGCATACCTTCCTGATCAACATGGAGCAACTTTTCGCACACAACTGCATAGCGTTCAAGAAGTTCATCCAAATCATCAGCATGGTCCAATTGCGCTTCTATCTTCTTTTGTTCATCCAATAGATCAGCCACATAGGCAAATGCTGTATAGGTTTCTTCTACAATTGACTTATCCGATTGCAAAACCACATCTTGCGAAAGATATGCAATACTCTTACCCTTTTGTATGGAAACAGCACCACTATCAAGCTGCTGTTGTCCTGCTATCACCTTAAGCAAGGTCGACTTGCCTGAACCGTTCCGTCCAACCAAGCCAATGCGTTGATCGTGGTCAAAAACAAAGGAAATATCAGCAAAAATGACCTGTTCGATCATTTCTAAACAAATATTATAACCGTTAATCATGCGTTAATTCCTACAAAAAATCAGTTTATTACGTCCCCAATAGAAATAATATATCACTAAAATTACTATTTGGATACCCCAAAACAAACTTTGTGCCTTTATAATAACAGTTTTTTACTACACACTAGCTAAATTATTGACTATATGAAATTGTTTTATATAAACTAAAGAGCAAATAGAGGATAGTTTCATAAAAAAAGGCTTTATCCGTGAAAATAACCAAAAACAACGCTTTCCTTACTTACCTACTGCTTGCTCTAACGTTTAACGTCTGCAGTATGGATCAACTGCCTGAGGGAACCCCCTTTTTTCCACCTGGTGCAAGTAAAGAGCGTCTGGTACAATTCTTACTC
Encoded here:
- a CDS encoding PASTA domain-containing protein, coding for MQNLFRVPEASTPALIGKHIHAILPLITQHNLNIRLIDQKEEADLPEGIILNQTPAAGTTIKPNQPLFIVTTKKPLVARAPHCVGIHIDELNNQLQTEGIHPRMYHLPHPYPEKMCFAQSPQPHEFLEKNRLILYISSGNNKPIIWPDFTNIPLQAVIDFLDNYHIEPHIINNSLYNNDTDTEYVVTDQRPFAGTLLTLDENKPLSVQLRVR
- a CDS encoding HAD-IA family hydrolase, translating into MNKIHFSPQTHIFLWDLHDVILTKSLWSWFMICMRFKRKKELVNRLDKKIIKIMFTFLLERLKLTKKQMVSEELIKAAQQANNDALIELTIQACSSYTPIKKTVVLMQELSDLGYTHHLGSNIGKTVFDDCTEKFSAIFNLFEGVTIPFEAENAKIIKKPHPNFFHTHATNYNLQPHQIIFIDDKLANVRAAQSIGMHAMHFKNAKDLRKQLISHHILKH
- a CDS encoding ABC-F family ATP-binding cassette domain-containing protein, which translates into the protein MINGYNICLEMIEQVIFADISFVFDHDQRIGLVGRNGSGKSTLLKVIAGQQQLDSGAVSIQKGKSIAYLSQDVVLQSDKSIVEETYTAFAYVADLLDEQKKIEAQLDHADDLDELLERYAVVCEKLLHVDQEGMRAEAKKVLMGLGFKPEVFDEPVSTLSVGWKMRIVLAKLLLQKADFYLFDEPTNHLDIVAKEWFLQFLKRAPFGFVLVCHDRYFLNQLCDVIFELERGNGKLYVGDYNDYEQQKAHDEALLEMQYKNQQRDIKQKQEFIDRFKAKASKATVAQSMVKKLEKIERIELPPKAPDINFNFPPIQQSGSTVLKIENVAHSFGEKQIFKNVSFEVQRGKKIALVAANGVGKTTLFNLIAHKLPLETGTITLGYNVHYTVFDQDQTASLAINKTILENITESCPKATEQKVRAFAGSFLFTKDSINKKVGVLSGGEKNRVGMIKVLLQNANLLLLDEPTNHLDIQSKDILLTALNAYQGTILFVSHDQDFVNKLATDVVELSVDGAKEYQGNYELYLYQKQQEAQKAQGAEQVSNKKVSQDKKEAEVISVKKPQSEVKVLERTIQKLEHEITKTENSFADLVFGTPKFADAQKKLTDLKKELAVALAEWENSQS